The sequence GTATAGAAAAAATTTATGTAATCAAAGGAAGAGAAAAAGATAAGCCGTTTATAATCTTAATTCCAAATACCAAATTTTTAAAAAAATTTAAAGTTAAAGAAAATCCGCAAGCTGAAAAGATTTTAAATCATAAAGGAATCACTGTAATTTTTGATGTTAACGATCCGAATAACGAGTTTGAATATCTGCACAGAGGAACAAAAACCTTAGCATTTAGAATTCCGGATGATCCAGAGTTTTTGGGCTTTTTAAACAAATTAGATATTCCAGTAGTAGCACCAAGTGCAAATCCATCCGGTCTAACACCGGCTGAAGATATACATAAAGCAATAGAGTACTT is a genomic window of Sulfurihydrogenibium sp. containing:
- a CDS encoding L-threonylcarbamoyladenylate synthase; the encoded protein is MNINISTKLDDAIDVIKNGGIVITKTDTIYGILANALDKEGIEKIYVIKGREKDKPFIILIPNTKFLKKFKVKENPQAEKILNHKGITVIFDVNDPNNEFEYLHRGTKTLAFRIPDDPEFLGFLNKLDIPVVAPSANPSGLTPAEDIHKAIEYFKDKVDLYIDRGKSEINIPSTIVKIENSKIKILRQGSKQIDL